One Streptomyces sp. V4I8 genomic window carries:
- a CDS encoding DUF4440 domain-containing protein yields the protein MTDARTPAVQAAVDGELRLLEPAVRSSPELLGELLHPEFREFGASGRYWDRTSIIEALVAGEDPGPRPVVVSPIQAAQLAPDVVHLTFDTENNGRRAHRSSLWLRTDDAWQMYFHQGTPFSAGRE from the coding sequence GTGACTGACGCCCGCACCCCCGCCGTGCAAGCCGCCGTCGACGGCGAACTGCGCCTTCTCGAGCCGGCTGTACGGTCGTCGCCGGAACTGCTCGGGGAGTTGTTGCATCCCGAGTTCCGGGAGTTCGGCGCGTCAGGGCGGTACTGGGACCGGACGTCGATCATCGAGGCCCTGGTCGCGGGCGAAGACCCGGGACCCCGGCCCGTCGTCGTCTCGCCCATCCAGGCCGCCCAGCTCGCGCCCGACGTCGTCCACCTCACCTTCGACACGGAGAACAACGGCCGCCGGGCGCACCGCAGTTCGCTGTGGCTGCGGACCGACGACGCATGGCAGATGTACTTCCACCAAGGGACGCCGTTCAGCGCCGGGCGAGAGTGA
- a CDS encoding carbohydrate ABC transporter permease: MRTSRTGRVGQYIALLAYLLFLAFPFLWLISTAFKPPRELGSLHPTWIPEDPTLANFRQAFDEQPLLHAAFNSLIAALGAALIAVVLATPMAYVMARRRTPLARAATGWVVVSQAFPLVLVIIPLFLVLKNLRLINSVPGLIMVYVVWALPFALWMLVGYVRAVPPELEEAAAVDGAGRVRTLVSVTAPLLVPGIVATALFAFVTAWNEFFFALVLLKTPEKQTLPVVLTHFIGAEGVADLGPLAAAAFLATLPSLVVFAVIQRRITGGMLAGAVKS, from the coding sequence ATGAGGACGAGCCGAACCGGCCGTGTCGGCCAGTACATCGCCCTGCTCGCCTATCTCCTCTTCCTCGCCTTCCCCTTCCTCTGGCTGATCTCCACCGCCTTCAAACCCCCGCGCGAACTGGGCAGTCTGCACCCCACCTGGATCCCGGAGGACCCCACCCTCGCCAACTTCCGCCAGGCCTTCGACGAACAGCCCCTGCTGCACGCCGCGTTCAACTCCCTGATCGCCGCGCTCGGCGCCGCCCTGATCGCCGTGGTGCTCGCGACGCCGATGGCGTACGTCATGGCCCGCCGTCGCACGCCTCTCGCCCGCGCGGCGACCGGCTGGGTCGTCGTCAGCCAGGCCTTCCCGCTGGTGCTGGTGATCATCCCGCTGTTCCTGGTGCTGAAGAACCTGCGGCTGATCAACTCGGTGCCAGGGCTGATCATGGTGTACGTCGTGTGGGCACTGCCGTTCGCGCTGTGGATGCTCGTCGGATACGTCCGTGCGGTGCCGCCCGAGCTGGAGGAGGCGGCGGCGGTCGACGGCGCCGGGCGGGTGCGGACGCTGGTGTCGGTGACCGCGCCGCTGCTGGTGCCGGGGATCGTGGCGACGGCGCTGTTCGCGTTCGTCACGGCGTGGAACGAGTTCTTCTTCGCGCTCGTACTGCTGAAGACCCCCGAGAAACAGACCTTGCCGGTCGTCCTCACCCACTTCATCGGGGCGGAGGGCGTCGCGGACCTCGGCCCGCTGGCCGCCGCCGCGTTCCTCGCGACGCTGCCCTCGCTGGTGGTGTTCGCGGTCATCCAGCGGCGGATCACAGGCGGCATGCTCGCCGGGGCGGTGAAGAGCTGA
- a CDS encoding DUF1697 domain-containing protein has translation MTTTYAALLRGINVGGSRKVPMADLRALLTGLGHDGVRTYLQSGQAVFTADHGDEESLAAELASVIEKHFGFAVDVIVRGHAYLKAIADNCPFPAAELEAKQLHVTYFSAPVDADRFAEIDQAAYRPEEFRLGDRALYLYAPNGLGRSKLGEILSRPRLNKGLIATSRNWNTVVKLVEMTGD, from the coding sequence ATGACGACGACGTATGCGGCGCTGCTGCGCGGAATCAACGTGGGCGGCAGCAGAAAAGTCCCGATGGCCGACCTGCGCGCCCTGCTGACCGGCCTCGGCCACGACGGCGTACGCACCTACCTCCAGAGCGGCCAGGCGGTGTTCACCGCCGACCACGGCGACGAGGAGTCGCTGGCCGCGGAGCTCGCCTCGGTGATCGAGAAGCACTTCGGCTTCGCCGTGGACGTGATCGTGCGAGGCCACGCCTATCTCAAGGCGATCGCCGACAACTGCCCCTTCCCGGCAGCCGAGTTGGAGGCGAAGCAGCTCCACGTCACCTACTTCTCCGCCCCGGTCGACGCCGACCGCTTCGCGGAGATCGACCAGGCCGCCTACCGCCCGGAGGAGTTCCGCCTGGGCGACCGCGCGCTGTACCTGTACGCCCCGAACGGCCTGGGGCGCTCCAAGCTCGGCGAAATCCTGTCGCGGCCCCGGCTCAACAAGGGTTTGATCGCCACCAGCCGTAACTGGAACACCGTCGTGAAACTCGTGGAGATGACAGGTGACTGA
- the erm gene encoding ErmE/ErmH/ErmO/ErmR family 23S rRNA (adenine(2058)-N(6))-methyltransferase, producing MARPTRVSRALSQNFLADRAAAGQLARLAVPHGRQTPLLLEVGAGKGALTELLAPRCRSLLAYEIDPRLVPALRTRFSRTPQVRVIGEDFLTARPPRTPFSVAGNVPFSRTAAIVDWCLRAPALTDATLLTQLEYARKRTGDYGSWTRLTVLTWPRYEWRLAGRVGRHSFRPVPRVDAGIIRIERRRTPLLDAAAYETWRQLVELGFSGVGGSLQASLRRAHGRRRVDAAFRAARLDARALVGEVPPGAWLRLHEVLAVRAS from the coding sequence ATGGCCCGCCCCACCCGCGTATCCCGCGCGCTCTCCCAGAACTTCCTCGCCGACCGCGCCGCCGCCGGACAGCTCGCCCGGCTCGCCGTACCGCACGGCCGGCAGACACCCCTGCTGCTCGAAGTCGGCGCCGGGAAAGGCGCGTTGACCGAGCTGCTCGCCCCGCGCTGTCGGAGCCTCCTCGCATACGAGATCGACCCACGGCTCGTCCCCGCACTGCGTACGCGCTTCTCGCGCACGCCCCAAGTCCGCGTCATCGGCGAGGACTTCCTGACCGCACGGCCCCCGCGCACGCCGTTCTCCGTCGCCGGGAACGTGCCTTTCTCCCGCACCGCGGCCATCGTCGACTGGTGCCTGCGGGCACCCGCCCTCACCGACGCCACGCTCCTCACCCAGCTCGAGTACGCCCGCAAACGCACGGGCGACTACGGCAGCTGGACCCGGCTGACGGTCCTGACCTGGCCCCGCTACGAGTGGCGGCTGGCCGGCCGCGTCGGACGGCACAGCTTCCGTCCCGTGCCGCGCGTGGACGCCGGGATCATCCGGATCGAGCGGCGCCGCACTCCGCTGCTCGACGCCGCCGCGTACGAGACCTGGCGGCAGCTGGTCGAGCTGGGGTTCTCGGGCGTGGGCGGCTCCTTGCAGGCGTCGTTGCGCCGGGCCCATGGGAGGCGACGGGTCGACGCGGCGTTCCGTGCGGCTCGCCTCGACGCGAGGGCCCTTGTCGGCGAGGTGCCGCCGGGGGCGTGGCTGAGGCTGCACGAGGTGCTGGCGGTACGGGCGTCATGA
- a CDS encoding MMPL family transporter encodes MGNGDTRVRGLAARAGGWSARHRWAAVGIWVLFVVLAMGLGSAAGRVDVKDSDQLKGETHTAAKIVEDAGIDEPAGETVLIQAKDGSLKATDAEFRSAVAAVVKAVEGTGKVTDVTSPYDTQTISKDGRSALVQFDMRGEADTAGERVEPVLKAVEDVQKDHESLRIEEIGGASMMKTFDDAFGDDFQKAEYSAVPVALGILLIAFGALVAALLPVLLAVTAIMATMGLMGIVSHVMPMSDTANSVMLLVGLAVGVDYCLFYLRREREEREAGRDAQTALKVAAATSGRAIIVSGVTVCVAMAGMLFTGLAEFEAMGLASLMVVAVAMVGSVTVLPALLSLLGERVEKGKIPFLHPQSKLRRNRGRGNRESRFWTAVLKGVLARPVISVAVAAGALLAIAAPALGMKTQQLTLDKEFGDSLPIVQTYNRLNEAFPGGSEPAEVVVRANDINAPEVKSALADFRERAISSGASRGPVEIKLHDEQNIAFVYVPLVGGSDLDKAGASLDKLRDEVRPATLGEVDGVEAPITGQVAGSKDFNDQLAGAVIPVFAFVVVFAFGLMLLSFRSLTIAVTSIVLNLLSVGAAYGILVAVFQHGWGASLVGAEGVGAIITWLPLFLFVILFGLSMDYHVFVVSRIREARLRGRTTKDAIQHGVVTTAGVVTSAAVIMVAVFAIFGTLSMQSMKQMGVGLAAAVLIDATIIRGVLLPAVMALLGERNWYLPKWLNRLPDLTHDEAPEAVTRKAARDDEGERVPV; translated from the coding sequence ATGGGGAACGGAGATACGCGAGTGCGGGGGCTCGCCGCCCGCGCCGGCGGCTGGAGCGCCCGCCACCGATGGGCTGCCGTCGGCATCTGGGTGCTGTTCGTCGTCCTGGCGATGGGGCTCGGTTCGGCGGCGGGCCGGGTCGACGTCAAGGACAGCGACCAGCTGAAGGGCGAGACACACACCGCCGCCAAGATCGTCGAGGACGCCGGGATCGACGAGCCGGCCGGTGAGACCGTCCTGATCCAGGCGAAGGACGGCAGTCTCAAGGCCACGGACGCCGAGTTCAGGTCGGCGGTCGCCGCGGTCGTGAAGGCGGTCGAGGGCACCGGCAAGGTCACGGACGTGACGTCGCCGTACGACACGCAGACGATCTCGAAGGACGGCCGCAGCGCGCTGGTGCAGTTCGACATGCGTGGCGAGGCGGACACCGCGGGCGAGCGCGTGGAGCCCGTGTTGAAGGCCGTCGAGGACGTCCAGAAGGACCACGAGTCGCTGCGGATCGAGGAGATCGGCGGCGCGAGCATGATGAAGACGTTCGACGACGCGTTCGGGGACGACTTCCAGAAGGCCGAGTACTCCGCGGTGCCGGTGGCCCTCGGCATTCTGCTCATCGCCTTCGGCGCGCTGGTGGCGGCCCTGCTGCCGGTGCTCCTGGCCGTCACCGCGATCATGGCGACGATGGGCCTGATGGGCATCGTCAGCCATGTGATGCCGATGAGCGACACCGCCAACTCCGTGATGCTGCTGGTCGGGCTGGCGGTCGGCGTCGACTACTGCCTGTTCTACCTGCGCCGTGAGCGCGAGGAGCGTGAGGCCGGCCGGGACGCGCAGACCGCCCTGAAGGTCGCCGCCGCCACCAGTGGCCGCGCGATCATCGTCTCCGGTGTCACGGTGTGTGTGGCGATGGCGGGCATGCTGTTCACCGGGCTCGCCGAGTTCGAGGCGATGGGCCTGGCCTCGCTGATGGTCGTGGCGGTCGCCATGGTCGGATCGGTGACCGTGCTGCCGGCGCTGCTGTCGCTGCTCGGCGAGCGGGTCGAGAAGGGCAAGATCCCCTTCCTGCACCCGCAGAGCAAGCTCCGTCGCAACCGGGGGCGCGGCAACCGCGAGAGCCGGTTCTGGACGGCCGTGCTGAAGGGAGTGCTCGCCCGGCCGGTCATCTCGGTCGCCGTCGCGGCCGGTGCGCTGCTCGCCATCGCGGCTCCCGCGCTCGGCATGAAGACCCAGCAGCTCACCCTGGACAAGGAGTTCGGTGACTCGCTGCCCATCGTGCAGACGTACAACCGGCTCAACGAGGCCTTCCCGGGCGGTTCCGAGCCGGCCGAGGTGGTCGTCCGGGCGAACGACATCAACGCCCCCGAGGTGAAGTCCGCGCTCGCCGACTTCCGTGAGCGGGCGATCAGTTCGGGCGCCTCGCGCGGCCCGGTGGAGATCAAGCTGCACGACGAGCAGAACATCGCCTTCGTGTACGTCCCGCTGGTCGGCGGCTCCGACCTCGACAAGGCGGGCGCGAGCCTGGACAAGCTGCGCGACGAGGTGCGGCCGGCCACGCTCGGCGAGGTCGACGGTGTCGAGGCGCCGATCACCGGACAGGTCGCCGGTTCGAAGGACTTCAACGACCAGCTGGCCGGAGCGGTCATTCCGGTCTTCGCGTTCGTCGTCGTCTTCGCCTTCGGCCTGATGCTGCTGTCGTTCCGCTCGCTGACGATCGCGGTCACGTCGATCGTGCTCAACCTGCTGTCGGTGGGTGCCGCGTACGGCATTCTCGTCGCCGTCTTCCAGCACGGCTGGGGCGCGTCCCTGGTGGGCGCGGAGGGCGTCGGCGCCATCATCACCTGGCTGCCGCTGTTCCTCTTCGTGATCCTGTTCGGCCTGTCGATGGACTACCACGTGTTCGTGGTCTCGCGGATCCGCGAGGCGCGCCTGCGGGGCCGTACGACGAAGGACGCGATCCAGCACGGCGTGGTCACCACGGCCGGGGTCGTCACCAGCGCCGCGGTCATCATGGTCGCCGTGTTCGCGATCTTCGGCACGCTGTCCATGCAGTCCATGAAGCAGATGGGCGTCGGCCTGGCGGCCGCGGTCCTCATCGACGCGACGATCATCCGGGGCGTGCTGCTCCCGGCGGTGATGGCGCTGCTGGGCGAGCGCAACTGGTATCTGCCGAAGTGGCTGAACCGCCTGCCGGACCTGACGCACGACGAGGCGCCCGAGGCCGTGACACGGAAGGCCGCTCGGGACGACGAGGGTGAGCGGGTGCCTGTCTGA
- a CDS encoding ABC transporter substrate-binding protein, which produces MRTRLLTALVLPMALLLAGCSGDDDSGGSDGRITLRFQSLAWQEESVEVNQELVKEWNATHPDVKVEYVQGSWDSVHDQLLTSFEGGEAPDIIHDASDDLADFAYGGYLADLTDLLPERLKSDIPQRSWETATFGDGIYGVPFLQEPRVLIANAKWLKEAGVRVPTPEQPWSWAEFRKVTEQLSGDGKYGVAWPLKEPVSASLNLSLSAGGQLFHRGADGRVTVRFERGDEVMPRTVHDQVNADRSASPTTLGSGGSDTLPGFFGGRYAMVPLGFSYRQQIVQQAPKGFDWQVLPAPAGADGLTQGVSPQTLSIAEDSPHQREAAEFIDFLLRPENMVRLALGDWMLPTGTEALKDPALHTTENDWATGTALAAHLRSAPAQSVRGYPEWKDKVATPAFQEYYSGAIGLGELRERLEDDGNLVLARYQR; this is translated from the coding sequence ATGCGTACGAGACTGCTGACGGCCCTGGTGCTGCCCATGGCCCTGCTGCTCGCCGGATGCAGCGGTGACGACGACAGCGGCGGTTCCGACGGCCGGATCACCCTGCGCTTCCAGTCCCTGGCCTGGCAGGAGGAGTCCGTCGAGGTCAACCAGGAACTGGTGAAGGAGTGGAACGCGACCCATCCCGACGTCAAGGTCGAGTACGTCCAGGGAAGTTGGGACAGCGTCCACGACCAGCTGCTCACCTCCTTCGAGGGCGGTGAGGCCCCGGACATCATCCATGACGCCTCCGACGACCTCGCGGACTTCGCGTACGGCGGCTACCTCGCCGACCTGACCGACCTGCTGCCGGAGCGGCTCAAGTCCGATATCCCCCAGCGCAGTTGGGAGACGGCGACCTTCGGGGACGGGATCTACGGGGTGCCCTTCCTCCAGGAACCACGGGTGCTCATCGCCAACGCGAAGTGGCTGAAGGAGGCGGGCGTACGTGTCCCCACCCCCGAACAGCCGTGGAGCTGGGCGGAGTTCAGGAAGGTCACCGAGCAGCTGAGCGGGGACGGCAAGTACGGCGTCGCCTGGCCGCTCAAGGAGCCCGTCTCCGCCTCCCTCAACCTGTCGCTGTCGGCGGGCGGACAGCTCTTCCACCGGGGCGCCGACGGCAGGGTGACCGTGCGATTCGAGAGGGGTGACGAGGTGATGCCGCGCACCGTCCACGACCAGGTCAACGCCGACCGCAGCGCGTCGCCCACCACCCTGGGCAGCGGTGGCTCGGACACCCTGCCCGGCTTCTTCGGCGGCCGGTACGCGATGGTCCCGCTCGGGTTCTCGTACCGCCAGCAGATCGTGCAGCAGGCGCCGAAGGGCTTCGACTGGCAGGTGCTGCCCGCCCCGGCGGGCGCCGACGGGCTCACCCAGGGCGTCAGCCCGCAGACCCTCTCCATCGCCGAGGACAGTCCGCACCAGCGGGAGGCGGCCGAGTTCATCGACTTCCTGCTCCGGCCGGAGAACATGGTCCGGCTGGCCCTGGGCGACTGGATGCTGCCGACCGGGACCGAGGCGCTGAAGGACCCGGCCCTGCACACCACCGAGAACGACTGGGCCACCGGCACGGCCCTCGCCGCACACCTGCGGTCGGCGCCCGCGCAGTCCGTGCGGGGCTATCCCGAGTGGAAGGACAAGGTCGCCACCCCCGCCTTCCAGGAGTACTACAGCGGAGCCATCGGGCTCGGTGAGCTGCGCGAGCGCCTGGAGGACGACGGGAACCTGGTACTGGCGCGCTACCAGCGCTGA